The following are from one region of the Escherichia sp. E4742 genome:
- the ispA gene encoding (2E,6E)-farnesyl diphosphate synthase, whose amino-acid sequence MDFPQQLEACVKQANQALSRFIAPLPFQNTPVVETMQYGALLGGKRLRPFLVYATGQMLGVSMNTLDAPAAAVECIHAYSLIHDDLPAMDDDDLRRGLPTCHVKFGEANAILAGDALQTLAFSILSDADMPEVSDRDRIAMISELANASGIAGMCGGQALDLDAEGKHVPLDALERIHRHKTGALIRAAVRLGALSAGDKGRNALPILDKYAESIGLAFQVQDDILDVVGDTATLGKRQGADQQLGKSTYPALLGLEQARKKARDLIDDARQSLKQLAEQSLDTSALEALADYIIQRNK is encoded by the coding sequence ATGGACTTTCCGCAGCAACTCGAAGCCTGTGTTAAGCAGGCCAACCAGGCGCTGAGCCGTTTTATCGCCCCACTGCCCTTTCAGAACACTCCCGTGGTAGAAACCATGCAGTATGGCGCATTATTAGGTGGTAAGCGCCTGCGACCGTTCCTGGTTTATGCTACTGGTCAAATGCTCGGCGTTAGCATGAACACGCTGGACGCACCCGCCGCCGCCGTAGAGTGTATCCACGCTTACTCATTAATTCATGATGATTTACCGGCAATGGATGATGACGATCTGCGTCGCGGCTTGCCGACCTGTCATGTGAAGTTTGGCGAAGCGAACGCGATTCTCGCTGGCGACGCTTTGCAGACGCTGGCGTTCTCGATTTTAAGCGATGCCGATATGCCGGAAGTTTCAGATCGCGACAGAATTGCGATGATTTCTGAACTGGCAAACGCCAGCGGTATTGCCGGAATGTGCGGTGGTCAGGCATTAGATTTAGATGCGGAAGGTAAACACGTACCTCTGGACGCACTCGAGCGTATTCATCGTCATAAAACCGGCGCATTGATTCGCGCCGCCGTTCGCCTTGGTGCATTAAGCGCCGGAGATAAAGGACGAAATGCCCTGCCAATACTCGACAAGTACGCAGAGAGCATCGGCCTTGCCTTCCAGGTTCAGGATGACATCCTGGATGTGGTGGGAGATACTGCAACGTTGGGAAAACGCCAGGGTGCCGACCAGCAACTTGGTAAAAGTACCTACCCTGCACTTCTGGGTCTTGAGCAAGCCCGGAAGAAAGCCCGGGACCTGATCGATGATGCCCGCCAGTCGCTGAAACAACTGGCTGAACAGTCACTCGATACCTCGGCACTGGAAGCGCTAGCGGACTACATCATCCAGCGTAATAAATAA
- the xseB gene encoding exodeoxyribonuclease VII small subunit: MPKKNEAPASFEKALSELEQIVTRLESGDLPLEEALNEFERGVQLARQGQAKLQQAEQRVQILLSDNEDASPTPFTPDNE; the protein is encoded by the coding sequence ATGAGGCGCCCGCCAGCTTTGAAAAGGCGCTGAGCGAGCTGGAACAGATTGTAACCCGTCTGGAAAGTGGCGACCTGCCGCTGGAAGAGGCGCTGAACGAGTTCGAACGCGGCGTGCAGCTGGCACGTCAGGGGCAGGCCAAATTACAACAAGCCGAACAGCGCGTACAAATTCTGCTGTCTGACAATGAAGACGCCTCTCCAACACCTTTTACACCGGACAATGAGTAA